A genomic window from Peromyscus maniculatus bairdii isolate BWxNUB_F1_BW_parent chromosome 1, HU_Pman_BW_mat_3.1, whole genome shotgun sequence includes:
- the C1H19orf47 gene encoding uncharacterized protein C19orf47 homolog isoform X1, whose product MGFGIRENLLWNLRKAPGSRVTARETMVSVTMATSEWIQFFKEAGIPPGPAVNYAVMFVDNRIQKSMLLDLNKEIMNELGVTVVGDIIAILKHAKVVHRQDMCKAATESVPCSPSPLQGELRRGASSAASRMITNSLNHDSPPHTPPRRSDTSTSKISVTVSNKMAAKGAKAAALARRDEESLVVPTKRRRVTAEMEGKYIIHMPKGTTPRTRKILEQQQAAKGLHRTSVFDRLGAETKADTTTGTKPTGVFSRLGATPEMDEDLAWDSDNDSSSSVLQYAGVLKKLGRGPTKTSPQPALTVKAKATSSATTTAPRLRRPALPSRPGPEKKPESLPKVSVLQRLGKAAVVSEAQDSQVTSTKSKSSAEVKFAIQRTLVGPRGSSSIESLGAQMDHAGTVSVFKRLGRRTF is encoded by the exons ATGGGCTTCGGAATCAGAGAGAACTTGCTTTGGAATCTCAGAAAG gCTCCAGGAAGCAGGGTCACGGCCAGGGAGACGATGGTCTCGGTGACTATGG CCACTTCCGAGTGGATCCAGTTCTTCAAGGAAGCCGGCATTCCCCCAGGACCTGCTGTGAATTATGCTGTGATGTTTGTGGACAATCG GATCCAGAAGAGCATGTTGCTAGATCTCAATAAGGAAATCATGAACGAGCTGGGCGTGACTGTAGTGGGTGACATCATTGCCATCCTCAAGCATGCCAAGGTGGTCCACCGCCAG GACATGTGCAAAGCTGCCACTGAGTCAGTGCCCTGCAGCCCCAGTCCCCTCCAGGGTGAGCTTCGCCGTGGCGCCTCTAGTG CGGCTTCTCGAATGATCACCAACAGCTTGAACCATGACTCTCCACCCCACACTCCCCCAAGGCGGTCGGACACCAGCACTTCCAAGATCTCCGTCACCGTCTCCAACAAGATGGCAGCGAAGGGTGCCAAGGCTGCCG CTCTGGCCCGCAGGGACGAGGAGAGCCTGGTGGTTCCTACCAAGCGGCGGCGGGTGACTGCTGAGATGGAGGGGAAGTACATCATCCACATGCCGAAGGGGACCACCCCCCGCACCCGCAAGATCctggagcagcagcaggcagcaaaAG GTCTCCATAGAACATCCGTATTTGATCGCCTTGGGGCTGAGACCAAAGCAGACACGACGACAGGGACTAAG CCCACAGGAGTTTTCAGCCGCCTAGGGGCCACCCCAGAGATGGATGAGGATTTGGCCTGGGACAGTGACAATGACAGCAGCAGCTCTGTCCTGCAGTATGCTGGGGTCCTAAAGAAGCTAGGACGGGGCCCCACCAAGACCAGTCCCCAGCCAGCACTGACTGTCAAAGCCAAGGCCACAAGCTCTGCAACCACGACAGCTCCAAGGCTGCGGCGCCCGGCACTTCCCTCTCGCCCTGGGCCAGAGAAGAAGCCGGAGTCCCTGCCCAAAGTCAGTGTCCTCCAGAGACTGGGCAAGGCTGCCGTTGTGTCTGaggcccaggacagccaggtcacAAGCACCAAGAGTAAGTCCTCAGCTGAGGTCAAGTTCGCCATTCAGAGGACTCTGGTAGGGCCCCGGGGGAGCAGCTCCATTGAGAGCCTTGGTGCCCAGATGGACCATGCAGGCACTGTGAGCGTGTTCAAAAGACTGGGCCGAAGGACTTTCTAG
- the C1H19orf47 gene encoding uncharacterized protein C19orf47 homolog isoform X2: MGFGIRENLLWNLRKAPGSRVTARETMVSVTMATSEWIQFFKEAGIPPGPAVNYAVMFVDNRIQKSMLLDLNKEIMNELGVTVVGDIIAILKHAKVVHRQDMCKAATESVPCSPSPLQGELRRGASSAASRMITNSLNHDSPPHTPPRRSDTSTSKISVTVSNKMAAKGAKAAALARRDEESLVVPTKRRRVTAEMEGKYIIHMPKGTTPRTRKILEQQQAAKGLHRTSVFDRLGAETKADTTTGTKPTGVFSRLGATPEMDEDLAWDSDNDSSSSVLQYAGVLKKLGRGPTKTSPQPALTVKAKATSSATTTAPRLRRPALPSRPGPEKKPESLPKVSVLQRLGKAAVVSEAQDSQVTSTKSPTVRCILPDPPAPLTSQRPPRRRWRRTCKDC; the protein is encoded by the exons ATGGGCTTCGGAATCAGAGAGAACTTGCTTTGGAATCTCAGAAAG gCTCCAGGAAGCAGGGTCACGGCCAGGGAGACGATGGTCTCGGTGACTATGG CCACTTCCGAGTGGATCCAGTTCTTCAAGGAAGCCGGCATTCCCCCAGGACCTGCTGTGAATTATGCTGTGATGTTTGTGGACAATCG GATCCAGAAGAGCATGTTGCTAGATCTCAATAAGGAAATCATGAACGAGCTGGGCGTGACTGTAGTGGGTGACATCATTGCCATCCTCAAGCATGCCAAGGTGGTCCACCGCCAG GACATGTGCAAAGCTGCCACTGAGTCAGTGCCCTGCAGCCCCAGTCCCCTCCAGGGTGAGCTTCGCCGTGGCGCCTCTAGTG CGGCTTCTCGAATGATCACCAACAGCTTGAACCATGACTCTCCACCCCACACTCCCCCAAGGCGGTCGGACACCAGCACTTCCAAGATCTCCGTCACCGTCTCCAACAAGATGGCAGCGAAGGGTGCCAAGGCTGCCG CTCTGGCCCGCAGGGACGAGGAGAGCCTGGTGGTTCCTACCAAGCGGCGGCGGGTGACTGCTGAGATGGAGGGGAAGTACATCATCCACATGCCGAAGGGGACCACCCCCCGCACCCGCAAGATCctggagcagcagcaggcagcaaaAG GTCTCCATAGAACATCCGTATTTGATCGCCTTGGGGCTGAGACCAAAGCAGACACGACGACAGGGACTAAG CCCACAGGAGTTTTCAGCCGCCTAGGGGCCACCCCAGAGATGGATGAGGATTTGGCCTGGGACAGTGACAATGACAGCAGCAGCTCTGTCCTGCAGTATGCTGGGGTCCTAAAGAAGCTAGGACGGGGCCCCACCAAGACCAGTCCCCAGCCAGCACTGACTGTCAAAGCCAAGGCCACAAGCTCTGCAACCACGACAGCTCCAAGGCTGCGGCGCCCGGCACTTCCCTCTCGCCCTGGGCCAGAGAAGAAGCCGGAGTCCCTGCCCAAAGTCAGTGTCCTCCAGAGACTGGGCAAGGCTGCCGTTGTGTCTGaggcccaggacagccaggtcacAAGCACCAAGA GCCCGACCGTCCGCTGCATCCTGCCTGACCCTCCTGCACCTCTGACCTCCCAGCGGCCCCCTCGTCGACGGTGGCGTCGAACCTGTAAAGACTGTTAG